A region from the Hypanus sabinus isolate sHypSab1 chromosome 22, sHypSab1.hap1, whole genome shotgun sequence genome encodes:
- the LOC132379425 gene encoding gastrula zinc finger protein XlCGF57.1-like, translated as MHQKIHTGERPFSCSVCRKRFTRSSELQTHQRVHTGERPFICSDCGKGFTQSSHLQTHQSVHNGERPFTCSDCGKGFTRSSQLKVHQRVHTGERPFTCSDCGKGFTQSSHLQTHQSVHNGERPFTCSDCGKGFTRSSQLKVHQRVHTGERPFTCSDCGKGFTQSSNLLRHQSVHTGNKPFICSDCGKGFTQSSRLLAHQSVHTGERPFICSVCGKGFTQSSQLKEHQRVHTGERPFTCSDCGKGFSRSSDLLAHQSFHSGERPFPCSDCGKRFPRSSQLKLHQRVHTGERPFTCSVCGKGFTRSSQLKLHQRVHTGERPFTCSDCGKGFTQSSHLLTHQSIHTGERPFTCSDCGKGFTQSSHLLTHQSIHTGERPFTCSDCGKGFTQSSHLLTHQSIHTGERPFTCSDCGKGFTQSSHLLAHQSVHTGERPFTCSDCGKGFTQSSHLKLHQRVHTGERPFTCSVCGKGFTRSSQLKLHQRVHTGERPFTCSVCGKGFSRSSHLLTHQSIHTGERPFTCSDCGKGFTQSSHLLAHQSVHTGERPFTCSDCGKGFTQSSHLKLHQRVHTGERPFTCSVCGKGFTRSSQLKLHQRVHTGERPFTCSVCGKGFSRSSHLLTHQSVHTGERPFTCSDCGKGFSRLSHLVTHYRVHTG; from the coding sequence ATGCATCAGAAaattcacacaggggagaggccgttcagctgCTCCGTGTGTAGGAAGaggttcactcggtcatctgaactgcagacacaccagcgagttcacaccggggagaggccattcatctgctcagactgtgggaagggattcactcagtcatctcacctacaaacacaccagtcagttcacaatggggagaggccgttcacctgctcagactgtgggaagggattcactcggtcatctcaactgaaagtacatcagcgagttcacacaggggagaggccgttcacctgctcagactgtgggaagggattcactcagtcatctcacctacaaacacaccagtcagttcacaatggggagaggccgttcacctgctcagactgtgggaagggattcactcggtcatctcaactgaaagtacatcagcgagttcacacaggggagaggccgttcacctgctcagactgtgggaagggattcactcagtcatccaacctactgagacaccagtcagttcacactgggaacaagccattcatctgctcagactgtgggaagggattcactcagtcatcccgcCTACTGGCCCACCagtctgttcacactggggagaggccgttcatctgctcagtttgtgggaagggattcactcagtcatctcaactgaaggagcatcagcgagttcacactggggagaggccgttcacctgctcagactgtgggaaggggttcagtcggtcatccgacctactggcacaccagtcatttcactctggggagaggccattccccTGTTCAGATTGTGGGAAGCGATTtcctcggtcatctcaactgaagctacaccagcgagttcacactggggagaggccgttcacctgctcggtctgtgggaagggattcactcggtcatctcaactgaagctacaccagcgagttcacactggggagaggccgttcacctgttcagattgtgggaaggggttcactcagtcatctcacctactgacacaccagtccattcacactggggagaggccgttcacctgttcagattgtgggaaggggttcactcagtcatctcacctactgacacaccagtccattcacactggggagaggccgttcacctgttcagattgtgggaaggggttcactcagtcatctcacctactgacacaccagtccattcacactggggagaggccgttcacctgttcagattgtgggaaggggttcactcagtcatctcacctactggcCCACCAGTccgttcacactggggagaggccgttcacctgctcagactgtgggaaggggttcactcagtcatctcatctgaagctacaccagcgagttcacactggggagaggccgttcacctgctcggtctgtgggaagggattcactcggtcatctcaactgaagctacaccagcgagttcacactggggagaggccgttcacctgctcggtctgtgggaaggggttcagtcggtcatctcacctactgacacaccagtccattcacactggggagaggccgttcacctgttcagattgtgggaaggggttcactcagtcatctcacctactggcCCACCAGTccgttcacactggggagaggccgttcacctgctcagactgtgggaaggggttcactcagtcatctcatctgaagctacaccagcgagttcacactggggagaggccgttcacctgctcggtctgtgggaagggattcactcggtcatctcaactgaagctacaccagcgagttcacactggggagaggccgttcacctgctcggtctgtgggaaggggttcagtcggtcatctcacctactgacacaccagtccgttcacactggggagaggccgttcacctgctcagattgtgggaaggggttcagtcgGTTATCCCACCTTGTGACGcactaccgagttcacactggataA